The DNA region ATCGACAACTACGACGCCGATTACGTGGCCATCTTCAGCGGCGACCACATCTACAAGATGAACGTGGAGCACATGCTCCAGAAGCACATGGAGACGCGCGCCGACCTCACCATCGCCGCCTACCCGATGCCGCGCAGCCAGGCGCACCAGTTCGGGATCATGCACGTGGACGAGCGCAGCCGGGTCACGGCCTTCCTGGAAAAGCCCAAGGACCCTCCCCCCATCCCCGGCCAGCCGGACATGAGCCTGACCAGCATGGGCAACTACATCTTCTCGCGCCGGGCGCTGGAGGAACTGCTCGAAACGAGCATGTCGGGCGGCGAGGAGGGCTTCGACTTCGGCGGCGACGTGATCCCGCGCGCCCTGTCGGACGGCTACAACGTGCTGGCCTACGACTTCCACCGCAACCCGATTCCCGGGCAGGCGGGTCCGAACCTCTACTGGCGCGACGTGGGGACCCTCGACGCCTACTTCGCGGCGAACATGGACCTCGTGAGCGTGAATCCCGAGTTCGACATCTACAACCCCGACTGGCCCCTGCGCACGAGCAGCGAGTTCTCGCCCCCCGCCAAGTTCGTCCACGAGAGCGAGGGCCGCAAGGGGCAGGCCTTCAACTCGATCATGGCGGGCGGCACCATCATCAGCGGCGGCACGGTGCGCGACTCGGTGCTGGGCCGCGCCGTGCGGACCCACTCCTATTCCATCGTCGAGAGCTGCGTCCTCTTCGACAACGTGGAGGTGGGCCGCCACGCGCATCTGCGCCGCGTCATCATCGACAAGGACGTGACCATCCCCCCCGGCACCCGCATCGGCCTCGACCCCGAGGAGGACCGGGCGCGCGGCTTCACGGTGACCGAGCAGGGCGTGACGGTGGTGCCGAAGAGTTACACGTTCTGAAAAAGCAGTAGGTGGGAAGTGGTAAGTAGTCAGTGGTTGAAAAGAAGGAAGGTGGGCCGCCCAGACCGGGATTGCCCACCTTCCTCTTTTTCCACTCACCACTCCCCACTGACCACTGACCGCTACACCAACACCGGCTCCACGTACTCCCCGTACACCCGCTTCAGCGTGTCCATCTGCTCGCCCAGCGTCGTGTAGGCGTGGGCGCACTCCAGGAAGGCGGGCATGGTGTTCGCGCCCGTGACGGCGGCGTCGCGCAGGGCGTCCAGGGCGGCCTCGGCCCGCTCCGGGTCGCGCTCGCGGCGCACCTGGGCGAGGCGGGCCTCCTGTACCCGCTCGACCTCCGGGTCGATGAGCTGGATGGGCACCTCCACCGCGTCCTGCACGAAGTCGTTCACGCCGACGACGATGCGGTCTTTCGTCTCGACCTCGCGCTGGTAGCGGTAGGCGGCTTCGGCCATTTCAAGCTGGAAGAAGCCCGAGTCGATCCCCGCCTCTACGCCACCCAGCGCGCGAATCTGCTCGATATAGCCCATCGCGGCGGCCTCGATGTCGTTCGTCAGCCGCTCGACGTAGTAGGAGCCAGCCAGGGGATCGACCACGCCCGCCACGCCCGTTTCGTAAGCGATGATCTGCTGCGTGCGCAGGGCGATGGTCGCGGCCTCCTCGGTGGGCAGGGCCAGCGCCTCGTCGTAGGCGTCGGTGTGGAGGCTCTGGGTGCCCCCCAGCACGGCGGCGAGGGCCTGAATCGCCACGCGGGCGATGTTGTTCAGCGGTTGCTGGGCGGGCAGGCTGACTCCGGCGGTCTGCGAGTGCGTGCGCAGCATCCACGACTTCGGATTCTTGGCCCCGTAGCGGTCTCGCATCTGCCGCGCCCAGATGCGGCGGGCGGCGCGCAACTTGGCGATCTCCTCGAAAAAGTCGTTGTGAATGTCCCAGAAGAACGAGATGCGCGGGGCGAACTCGTCGA from Deinococcus aetherius includes:
- a CDS encoding methylmalonyl-CoA mutase family protein; this encodes MKTKNEWMQSVYLPAAQKFPERKYNFKNLSDMDPEPIYTADDLGDWDEERDLGYPGEFPYTRGVQPSVYRGKLWTMRMFAGFGSAEQTNERFHALLKAGQTGLSTAFDLPTLMGYDSDHPFSKGEVGKCGVAVSSLADMEILFRGIDPEQVTTSMTINSPANAIWAMYIANAQKQGKDLTKIGGTIQNDILKEYIAQKEFIFPPAPGVKLVIDTFEWGPRVVPKFNFISVSGYHIREAGATGVQELAFTLADGFHYVEKALERGLDIDEFAPRISFFWDIHNDFFEEIAKLRAARRIWARQMRDRYGAKNPKSWMLRTHSQTAGVSLPAQQPLNNIARVAIQALAAVLGGTQSLHTDAYDEALALPTEEAATIALRTQQIIAYETGVAGVVDPLAGSYYVERLTNDIEAAAMGYIEQIRALGGVEAGIDSGFFQLEMAEAAYRYQREVETKDRIVVGVNDFVQDAVEVPIQLIDPEVERVQEARLAQVRRERDPERAEAALDALRDAAVTGANTMPAFLECAHAYTTLGEQMDTLKRVYGEYVEPVLV
- the glgC gene encoding glucose-1-phosphate adenylyltransferase, with translation MKPRVLGMILAGGQGSRLSPLTIKRSKPAVPFGSKYRIIDFAINNFMNSGVFSIYVLTQYKAQSLTEHIQRGWRFGTFLSDYFITLVPAQMYRLEELGPVWYRGTADAVYQNLHLIDNYDADYVAIFSGDHIYKMNVEHMLQKHMETRADLTIAAYPMPRSQAHQFGIMHVDERSRVTAFLEKPKDPPPIPGQPDMSLTSMGNYIFSRRALEELLETSMSGGEEGFDFGGDVIPRALSDGYNVLAYDFHRNPIPGQAGPNLYWRDVGTLDAYFAANMDLVSVNPEFDIYNPDWPLRTSSEFSPPAKFVHESEGRKGQAFNSIMAGGTIISGGTVRDSVLGRAVRTHSYSIVESCVLFDNVEVGRHAHLRRVIIDKDVTIPPGTRIGLDPEEDRARGFTVTEQGVTVVPKSYTF